In Bacillus kexueae, a genomic segment contains:
- a CDS encoding ABC transporter permease, with protein sequence MKKSKKQRMMLFITIIPFLLLVIGFELGPLLAMVKNSFLADDGVTLSFTQFITVFQSAYYMKAIQNSIVISLISATVSIVIAAIGTYSITRFSNKIQDRMIMIANMTSNFEGIPLAFSYIVLLGSNGLFTMLFAQLGMDVFANFNLYSWTGLILVYVYFQIPLAIMLIYPAYNGIQKQWKEAASLLGATNAKFWIYIGIPYLLPSIIGTFSILFANAMGAYATAYALVGSNYNLLSLQIASLIASDVQIKPQLGSALGVLLATTMLGAMWLNERMMKRVRRDL encoded by the coding sequence TTGAAAAAATCAAAAAAACAGCGAATGATGTTGTTCATCACAATCATTCCCTTTTTGTTGCTTGTCATTGGTTTTGAACTAGGTCCATTATTAGCGATGGTAAAGAATAGCTTTTTGGCAGATGACGGGGTAACGCTGTCATTTACTCAGTTTATCACGGTGTTTCAAAGTGCCTATTACATGAAGGCTATTCAAAATAGTATTGTCATATCACTTATTTCAGCAACTGTTTCCATTGTGATAGCGGCAATTGGGACGTATTCAATAACGCGATTTTCGAATAAAATTCAAGACCGCATGATAATGATTGCAAATATGACGTCGAATTTTGAAGGGATTCCATTAGCATTCTCCTATATTGTTTTACTTGGAAGTAACGGACTTTTTACAATGCTTTTTGCGCAGTTAGGAATGGATGTATTTGCTAATTTTAATTTGTATTCTTGGACAGGACTTATTCTCGTATACGTATATTTCCAGATCCCATTAGCTATTATGCTTATTTATCCTGCTTATAATGGAATTCAAAAGCAGTGGAAAGAGGCTGCGTCGTTATTGGGAGCAACGAATGCTAAATTCTGGATATATATCGGAATTCCGTACCTTTTACCGAGTATAATAGGAACTTTTAGTATTTTGTTTGCGAATGCAATGGGAGCGTATGCAACGGCTTATGCACTTGTGGGAAGTAATTATAATTTGCTATCTTTACAAATTGCTTCTTTAATCGCAAGCGATGTGCAGATAAAACCGCAGCTTGGAAGTGCATTAGGAGTACTTTTAGCGACTACGATGTTAGGGGCTATGTGGTTGAATGAACGAATGATGAAACGAGTAAGGAGGGACTTATAG
- a CDS encoding C40 family peptidase: protein MKACIIKTALSYLETPYKFNARSNQTDVFDCSSFTQFVYHQCGILLPRNSRQQFQMGTYQSIQNLEACDLLFFTTKKRKQKHGIDRIGHVAIYLGNGKMIHTYPKGKKVKISLLNQNWLNTFIGAKRVF, encoded by the coding sequence ATGAAAGCATGCATTATAAAAACTGCCTTATCCTATTTAGAAACACCTTATAAATTTAATGCTCGTTCGAATCAGACGGATGTATTTGATTGCAGTTCTTTTACACAATTCGTTTATCATCAATGTGGCATTTTACTCCCTCGAAATTCGCGGCAACAATTCCAAATGGGCACGTACCAGTCGATTCAAAACCTTGAAGCATGCGACCTTCTTTTTTTCACGACGAAAAAAAGAAAACAAAAACATGGAATCGATCGAATTGGGCATGTAGCAATTTATTTAGGTAATGGCAAGATGATTCACACTTATCCAAAAGGAAAAAAAGTGAAAATATCTTTACTCAATCAAAATTGGTTAAACACATTTATTGGAGCGAAACGAGTTTTTTAA
- a CDS encoding TetR/AcrR family transcriptional regulator: MNTRQMQALKTRQKIVEAGKEVFLKQGFQKTTISQIIKRAQTGYGTAYVYFQNKDELFMEVMEQLMQQFYDVANLPYEPETREDAYRLIAHQVELFLNLAIKNRSMMKVMKEAIGCSPLVEEKWKMIRTRFFTSIERDIQYAQSKGLAKKELNPSLAGRTWFYANEMFMWEIVEQNDIDIEAIVTTLTTMYLEGVY; encoded by the coding sequence GTGAATACACGTCAAATGCAAGCGTTAAAAACGCGCCAAAAAATTGTGGAAGCTGGTAAAGAAGTTTTTTTAAAGCAAGGGTTTCAAAAAACAACCATTTCTCAAATTATTAAGCGAGCACAAACGGGGTATGGAACGGCCTATGTGTATTTTCAAAATAAAGATGAACTTTTTATGGAAGTAATGGAGCAATTGATGCAGCAGTTTTACGATGTGGCCAATTTACCTTACGAACCGGAAACACGAGAAGATGCTTATCGATTGATTGCTCATCAAGTAGAACTTTTTTTAAATTTAGCAATAAAAAACCGAAGTATGATGAAAGTGATGAAAGAGGCTATCGGCTGTTCCCCTCTCGTTGAAGAGAAATGGAAAATGATTCGTACTCGCTTTTTCACTTCGATTGAACGAGATATTCAATATGCTCAATCGAAGGGGTTAGCCAAGAAAGAGCTAAATCCAAGTCTTGCGGGTCGGACATGGTTTTATGCTAACGAAATGTTTATGTGGGAAATTGTTGAACAAAATGATATCGATATCGAAGCGATTGTCACGACATTAACAACGATGTACTTAGAAGGGGTATATTGA
- a CDS encoding tryptophan-rich sensory protein yields the protein MWRFIVYVSAFVIMVIINYLANSIPLNGQTTGEISSKVTVLFTPASYVFSIWGLIYFSLAIWIIRMLPGSRRHLLMYEKALFPFIFSCLLNVFWIFSWHYEFFISSVFLMIALLLILIRLYQTVKNANASFFDLFPFSLYLGWISVATIANISFTLEFYDWSGWGLSDVTWTIVMLCVATALALIFSKRQRDVVYPLVFVWAFVGIGVKNQGIEQGLANTAFVLAAVILIGVGYLLGKKA from the coding sequence ATGTGGCGATTTATTGTTTATGTGTCGGCATTTGTCATAATGGTTATTATTAATTACTTAGCTAATTCAATCCCATTAAATGGACAAACAACAGGTGAAATTTCAAGTAAGGTGACTGTTCTTTTTACACCCGCTTCATATGTCTTCTCTATTTGGGGATTGATTTATTTTAGTTTAGCTATATGGATCATTAGGATGCTTCCCGGTTCTCGTAGGCACTTACTGATGTATGAAAAGGCCCTTTTCCCATTTATATTTAGCTGCCTTTTAAATGTTTTCTGGATATTTAGTTGGCATTATGAGTTTTTTATCAGCTCCGTTTTTCTAATGATCGCATTGCTGCTTATTTTAATTCGCTTATATCAAACTGTAAAAAACGCAAATGCCTCCTTTTTTGATCTATTTCCGTTTTCTTTATATCTCGGTTGGATTAGTGTAGCGACTATTGCGAATATCAGTTTTACGCTTGAATTTTACGATTGGTCTGGCTGGGGTCTTTCAGATGTTACATGGACAATTGTGATGTTATGTGTGGCAACGGCTCTTGCGTTAATTTTTTCAAAGCGACAACGTGATGTTGTCTATCCGCTAGTCTTTGTTTGGGCGTTTGTCGGCATTGGCGTGAAAAATCAAGGGATCGAGCAAGGGCTTGCGAATACAGCTTTTGTACTCGCTGCTGTTATCTTGATAGGTGTTGGATACCTGTTAGGAAAGAAAGCATGA
- a CDS encoding peroxiredoxin-like family protein, with protein MSLVEELRRQREGFLQKAPEEMKETMARATEELINSGVATGLKEGEKAPNFTLPNATGENVTLYDELQNGPVVLTFYRGGWCPYCNLELRAYQRVLDQLKEAGAQLIAVSPQKPDQSLTTQEKNELSFHVLSDTKKEVIQSYNLLFDFPTYLKDLYKDQLNLDLAKFNEEENPWSLPVPATFIIDQDGTIVKANVDPDYTNRLDPEEVVAFLTNR; from the coding sequence ATGTCATTAGTTGAAGAATTACGTCGTCAACGTGAAGGATTTTTACAAAAGGCGCCAGAGGAAATGAAGGAAACAATGGCAAGAGCAACGGAGGAACTCATTAATTCTGGTGTAGCAACTGGATTAAAAGAGGGAGAAAAAGCTCCGAACTTTACTTTGCCAAACGCAACTGGTGAAAACGTTACATTATACGATGAGCTTCAGAATGGACCGGTCGTTCTTACATTTTACCGTGGTGGATGGTGCCCGTATTGTAACTTAGAGTTACGTGCGTATCAACGCGTTTTAGATCAGTTAAAAGAAGCAGGTGCTCAGCTTATCGCAGTAAGCCCACAAAAACCGGACCAATCCCTAACAACACAAGAGAAAAATGAACTTTCTTTCCATGTGTTAAGTGATACTAAAAAAGAGGTTATTCAGAGCTACAACTTATTATTTGATTTCCCTACTTACTTAAAAGATTTATATAAAGATCAGTTAAACTTAGATTTAGCGAAGTTTAATGAAGAAGAAAATCCATGGAGTTTACCAGTTCCAGCAACGTTTATCATTGATCAAGATGGAACGATTGTAAAAGCTAACGTTGATCCGGACTACACAAATCGTCTAGATCCAGAAGAGGTTGTTGCGTTCTTAACGAATCGCTAA
- a CDS encoding DUF5667 domain-containing protein, with amino-acid sequence MKSLYSYFLIFFMAIGILQIGSHSVFAEESVTDEVEESAVENTSELEGTENEEAEQTVATEENTEAESVEEDEGEKPSLVPGDFFYFLKSFTERIRLALTFDDLKKAELLAEFAEERILEAEMLVEEGQEELAKETLEKAFEQQELALEMDEVDENENDEVVEEEGQSEDIDEKVAANLLALEQVLGKLTNDNAKEAIVKNIEKLTKKLEEKVAKQQEKYEKKREKIQQQVEKGELTAEEAEAKLAQLEEKYTKKQQKLKKLFVKKSDKLLSKATSTEIDEEETEEYEKELKEETEEREEKLKEETEEREEKLKEEAEEREEKLKEEAEEREEKLREKAEEREEKLKEKAKEREEKLKEEAEEREEKLKEKAEEREEKLKEEAEEREEKLKEEAEERKKAREDKREQKKHDDEDNDDDDEDDDEQEDDDNDED; translated from the coding sequence ATGAAATCATTGTATTCTTATTTCCTTATTTTTTTCATGGCTATTGGAATCCTCCAAATTGGTAGTCATTCAGTATTTGCAGAAGAGTCAGTCACTGATGAAGTTGAAGAGTCTGCGGTTGAAAACACTTCTGAATTAGAAGGTACAGAAAATGAAGAGGCTGAACAAACGGTAGCAACGGAAGAAAATACTGAAGCAGAAAGTGTTGAAGAAGATGAAGGAGAAAAGCCTTCATTAGTCCCTGGAGATTTCTTTTACTTTTTAAAGTCGTTTACGGAGCGTATCCGATTGGCTCTTACTTTTGATGACTTAAAGAAGGCTGAATTATTAGCTGAATTTGCGGAAGAACGAATTTTGGAAGCAGAAATGTTGGTTGAAGAAGGTCAAGAAGAGCTTGCGAAAGAAACATTAGAAAAAGCATTTGAACAACAAGAGCTCGCTTTGGAAATGGATGAAGTAGATGAAAATGAAAATGATGAGGTTGTTGAAGAAGAAGGACAATCTGAGGACATAGATGAAAAAGTAGCCGCTAATTTATTAGCCCTTGAACAAGTTTTAGGAAAGTTAACGAACGACAATGCAAAAGAAGCGATTGTGAAAAATATAGAGAAGTTAACCAAAAAGCTAGAAGAAAAAGTGGCGAAGCAACAAGAAAAATATGAAAAAAAACGTGAAAAAATTCAACAGCAAGTAGAAAAAGGAGAGTTGACTGCTGAGGAAGCAGAAGCGAAGTTGGCTCAATTAGAAGAAAAGTATACGAAAAAGCAACAAAAACTAAAGAAGCTGTTCGTGAAAAAATCTGACAAACTCCTTTCGAAAGCAACTAGCACGGAAATAGATGAAGAAGAAACGGAAGAATATGAAAAAGAGCTAAAAGAAGAAACGGAAGAACGTGAAGAAAAGCTAAAAGAAGAAACGGAAGAACGTGAAGAAAAGCTAAAAGAAGAAGCAGAAGAACGTGAGGAAAAGCTAAAAGAAGAAGCAGAAGAACGTGAGGAAAAACTGAGAGAAAAGGCGGAAGAGCGTGAGGAGAAGCTGAAAGAGAAAGCGAAAGAACGTGAAGAAAAGTTAAAAGAAGAAGCAGAAGAGCGTGAGGAGAAGTTGAAAGAGAAAGCAGAAGAGCGTGAGGAAAAACTGAAAGAAGAAGCGGAAGAACGTGAGGAAAAGCTAAAAGAAGAAGCAGAAGAACGTAAGAAAGCGCGAGAAGACAAAAGAGAACAGAAGAAGCATGATGATGAGGATAACGACGATGACGACGAAGATGATGATGAACAAGAAGATGATGACAATGATGAAGACTAG
- a CDS encoding alkaline phosphatase family protein — protein sequence MSNKVIAVVVDGLRFDTACETFGFIEHLVETNQAARYKVKSELPSLSRPLYEVLLTGTPAFENGITTNQTVRLSKEKSLFHLVKEHGLKSAAAAYYWVSELYNSAPFDFAQDRLQMDESKPIQYGLFYWEDDYPDSHLMADAENLRRRFSPDFLYIHPMGVDYKGELYGAGSKEYREQSLKMASLLAQLVPIWMQEGYHILITSDHGMSETGNHGGTTSGERDVPLYIISPVVLPGIYEEEIPQLAFAPFVCELLGIQASEKMLSKSLPGFKKKEMLT from the coding sequence ATGTCAAATAAAGTCATTGCAGTTGTAGTGGATGGATTGCGCTTTGATACAGCATGTGAAACATTTGGATTTATTGAACACTTAGTTGAAACAAATCAAGCTGCACGGTATAAAGTGAAGTCCGAATTACCAAGTCTATCACGTCCATTATATGAAGTGTTGTTAACGGGAACACCAGCTTTTGAAAATGGGATAACAACTAATCAAACGGTTCGGTTATCTAAAGAAAAAAGCCTTTTCCATTTAGTGAAGGAACATGGACTTAAAAGTGCGGCAGCTGCTTATTATTGGGTGAGTGAATTGTATAATTCAGCTCCTTTCGACTTTGCTCAAGATCGTTTGCAGATGGACGAGTCTAAACCTATTCAATATGGATTATTTTATTGGGAAGATGATTACCCTGATTCACATTTAATGGCTGATGCTGAAAACTTGCGAAGAAGATTCTCCCCAGACTTCTTATACATTCATCCAATGGGGGTGGATTATAAGGGAGAACTTTATGGGGCTGGGTCGAAGGAATATCGTGAGCAGTCTTTAAAGATGGCTAGTTTACTTGCTCAACTAGTGCCTATTTGGATGCAAGAGGGCTATCATATACTCATTACCTCTGATCATGGAATGAGTGAAACTGGCAACCATGGTGGAACGACAAGTGGTGAACGTGATGTTCCATTATACATCATTAGCCCGGTTGTTTTACCTGGAATTTACGAGGAAGAGATTCCACAGCTCGCGTTTGCACCGTTTGTGTGTGAATTGTTAGGAATTCAAGCATCAGAGAAAATGCTTTCGAAATCGTTGCCTGGGTTTAAAAAGAAGGAAATGCTTACGTAA
- a CDS encoding ABC transporter permease, with protein sequence MKGKNYYHKVVIALLATYLIVPLLATFMFSIAGKWDNSILPEYLTLKWYAELFTDTRFYTALQRSLFIILVTVGLSISIMLPTVFIITVYFPKWEKLLQALAMLPYGIPAIVAAVGLLKLYSGSMIQIAGTPWILIGAYFVLTLPFMYQGIRNSLRTVNAVELLTAAELLGATKIQAFIRVVMPNILPGILVSTLLSIALLFSEFALANLLVGGRYETIQIYLYQKLNQSGHLTSAVVIAYYSIILFLTWAILTMRNGTKKRRWVLGMSALANVKRKTRLVKG encoded by the coding sequence ATGAAAGGGAAAAACTATTATCATAAAGTGGTCATCGCACTTCTTGCCACGTACTTAATTGTTCCACTCCTTGCGACCTTTATGTTTTCGATTGCGGGTAAATGGGATAATTCAATTTTACCTGAATATTTAACGTTAAAATGGTATGCGGAATTATTCACGGATACACGATTTTATACTGCACTACAGCGTTCTTTATTTATTATTCTTGTGACGGTGGGATTGAGTATCTCCATAATGCTCCCGACGGTCTTCATCATTACGGTTTATTTTCCTAAATGGGAAAAACTTTTACAAGCTTTAGCGATGCTACCATACGGAATCCCAGCTATTGTAGCAGCTGTAGGATTATTAAAGCTTTATTCGGGTAGTATGATCCAGATAGCAGGAACACCTTGGATTTTAATCGGAGCTTATTTTGTTCTTACATTACCATTCATGTATCAAGGAATCCGTAATAGCTTGCGAACCGTGAATGCAGTTGAATTACTTACAGCAGCTGAGCTTCTTGGAGCAACGAAAATCCAGGCATTTATAAGAGTTGTTATGCCAAACATCTTGCCTGGTATATTAGTTTCGACATTGTTATCCATTGCGTTATTATTCAGTGAATTTGCACTTGCGAACTTACTTGTCGGTGGACGATATGAAACGATTCAAATCTATCTATATCAAAAGTTAAATCAAAGTGGACATTTAACGAGTGCGGTAGTTATTGCCTATTACTCCATTATTCTTTTCTTAACATGGGCAATTTTAACGATGCGCAACGGAACAAAAAAACGACGTTGGGTTCTCGGAATGAGTGCGTTAGCGAATGTCAAACGGAAAACACGTCTCGTAAAAGGGTGA
- a CDS encoding ABC-F family ATP-binding cassette domain-containing protein codes for MSMLLVEHLHKTYGEKVLFNDISFTIGEKERIGLIGTNGTGKSTLLKVLAGIESLEGGTLTHANRLRIEYLAQEPELDLEASVLDTIYYGDSDVMKTMRAYEKALAELEKDPSDVKKQETLFRIQQDMDAINAWEANTVAKTILTKLGITSFSQSVGELSGGQKKRVAIARALIQPADLLILDEPTNHLDNEVIEWLEGYLAQYKGSILMVTHDRYFLNRVTNRIFELDKGSLYSYEGNYEVFLEKKAEREALAVQNEEKRQNILRRELAWLRRGAKARTTKQKARIDRIEQLQEQKQPVQQGELDFAIGSKRLGKKVIEVKEIAKSYEGRTLVDQFSYLLTPGERLGIIGPNGTGKSTLLNMLAGRIAPDQGEIEVGETVSIGYYTQGHEEMNEDLRVIEYIKEVAEVVKTVDGQIITAEQMLERFLFPRAHQWTFIRKLSGGEKRRLYLLKVLMEEPNVLFLDEPTNDLDTETLGVLEDYLEQFPGVVVTVSHDRYFLDRVVDHLLVFDGNGTITRFQGSYSEYLDLKKQNELKKEKAAQPKQAPKKERRKRLSYKEQKEWEGIEDKIAQLESRKAELEEEIAAAGSDFGRIQTLYAEQQSVDEELESAMERWEELSLLIEEIESENNG; via the coding sequence ATGAGTATGTTATTAGTTGAACATTTACATAAAACATACGGTGAAAAAGTTTTATTTAACGACATTTCCTTTACCATTGGAGAGAAAGAACGAATCGGATTGATTGGAACGAATGGAACGGGGAAATCGACACTATTGAAAGTATTAGCCGGTATTGAATCGTTAGAAGGTGGAACTTTAACCCATGCGAACCGTCTTCGTATTGAATATTTAGCACAGGAACCAGAGTTGGATCTTGAAGCTTCTGTATTAGACACGATCTATTATGGAGACTCTGATGTGATGAAAACAATGCGAGCTTATGAAAAAGCATTAGCTGAATTAGAAAAAGATCCGTCCGATGTAAAAAAGCAGGAAACACTTTTTCGAATTCAGCAAGATATGGACGCTATCAATGCTTGGGAAGCAAACACGGTTGCTAAAACCATTTTAACGAAGCTAGGGATTACGAGCTTTTCACAATCTGTTGGTGAGCTTTCCGGAGGGCAAAAGAAGAGAGTAGCCATTGCAAGAGCGCTCATTCAGCCTGCGGATCTTCTCATTTTAGATGAGCCGACAAACCATTTGGATAATGAAGTTATAGAATGGCTTGAAGGGTATCTTGCGCAATATAAAGGTTCGATTTTGATGGTAACACATGATCGATACTTCTTAAACCGTGTCACGAACCGTATTTTCGAATTGGATAAAGGAAGCTTATATAGTTACGAAGGGAATTATGAAGTGTTTCTCGAGAAAAAGGCAGAAAGGGAAGCGCTGGCTGTTCAAAACGAAGAGAAACGACAAAATATTCTTCGTCGAGAGCTCGCTTGGCTACGTCGAGGAGCCAAAGCGAGAACGACAAAACAAAAAGCGAGAATTGACCGCATTGAACAGCTTCAAGAACAAAAACAACCGGTCCAACAAGGAGAATTAGATTTTGCTATTGGTTCTAAACGACTTGGGAAAAAAGTGATTGAAGTAAAAGAGATTGCTAAAAGTTATGAGGGTCGAACGCTTGTGGACCAATTTAGCTATTTACTTACTCCTGGTGAACGCCTTGGGATTATTGGACCAAACGGCACGGGTAAATCAACACTTTTAAATATGTTGGCAGGTCGAATAGCTCCAGATCAAGGAGAAATTGAAGTTGGAGAGACGGTATCAATCGGTTACTATACACAAGGTCATGAAGAAATGAACGAAGACCTTCGAGTAATTGAATACATTAAAGAAGTAGCTGAAGTAGTGAAGACAGTTGATGGTCAAATTATAACGGCCGAACAAATGCTTGAGCGTTTCTTGTTTCCGCGCGCACATCAATGGACCTTTATAAGAAAACTTTCAGGTGGAGAAAAAAGAAGGCTTTATTTATTAAAAGTGCTCATGGAAGAGCCGAATGTTCTCTTCTTGGATGAGCCAACTAATGACTTAGATACGGAAACATTAGGGGTCTTAGAAGACTACTTGGAGCAATTTCCTGGCGTTGTTGTCACCGTTTCCCACGACCGTTACTTTTTAGATCGCGTCGTTGATCATTTGCTTGTCTTTGATGGAAATGGTACTATTACTCGATTCCAGGGAAGTTATTCGGAATACTTGGATTTGAAAAAACAGAACGAGTTGAAAAAAGAAAAAGCCGCACAGCCAAAGCAAGCGCCTAAAAAGGAGCGTAGAAAAAGACTTTCCTATAAAGAGCAGAAAGAATGGGAGGGAATTGAAGACAAAATTGCACAGTTAGAAAGTCGGAAAGCTGAGCTTGAAGAAGAAATTGCAGCAGCTGGAAGTGACTTCGGGCGAATTCAAACGTTATATGCAGAGCAGCAATCCGTGGATGAAGAATTAGAAAGTGCAATGGAGAGATGGGAAGAGTTATCATTACTCATTGAAGAAATCGAGAGTGAAAATAACGGGTAA